In Lemur catta isolate mLemCat1 chromosome 1, mLemCat1.pri, whole genome shotgun sequence, one DNA window encodes the following:
- the CHURC1 gene encoding protein Churchill isoform X1, which yields MCGDCVEKEYPNRGNTCLENGSFLLNFTGCAVCSKRDFMLITNKSSKEEDGEEIVTYDPDLCKNCHHVIARHEYTFSIMDEFQEYTMLCLLCGKAEDTISILPDDPRQMTLLF from the exons ATGTGTGGGGACTGTGTGGAGAAGGAATATCCCAACCGG GGCAACACCTGCCTAGAGAATGGATCTTTCTTGCTGAACTTTACAGGCTGTGCAGTGTGCAGTAAGCGGGATTTTATGCTGATCACAAACAAATCCTCGAAAGAAGAAGATGGAGAAGAAATAGTAACCTATGATC CAGATCTGTGTAAGAACTGTCATCACGTAATAGCCAGGCATGAGTATACCTTCAGTATCATGGATGAATTTCAG GAGTATACCATGCTGTGTCTGCTATGTGGCAAAGCCGAAGATACCATCAGTATTCTCCCTGATGACCCCCGACAAATGACTCTGTTATTCTAA
- the CHURC1 gene encoding protein Churchill isoform X2, with amino-acid sequence MCGDCVEKEYPNRGNTCLENGSFLLNFTGCAVCSKRDFMLITNKSSKEEDGEEIVTYDHLCKNCHHVIARHEYTFSIMDEFQEYTMLCLLCGKAEDTISILPDDPRQMTLLF; translated from the exons ATGTGTGGGGACTGTGTGGAGAAGGAATATCCCAACCGG GGCAACACCTGCCTAGAGAATGGATCTTTCTTGCTGAACTTTACAGGCTGTGCAGTGTGCAGTAAGCGGGATTTTATGCTGATCACAAACAAATCCTCGAAAGAAGAAGATGGAGAAGAAATAGTAACCTATGATC ATCTGTGTAAGAACTGTCATCACGTAATAGCCAGGCATGAGTATACCTTCAGTATCATGGATGAATTTCAG GAGTATACCATGCTGTGTCTGCTATGTGGCAAAGCCGAAGATACCATCAGTATTCTCCCTGATGACCCCCGACAAATGACTCTGTTATTCTAA
- the CHURC1 gene encoding protein Churchill isoform X3, giving the protein MCGDCVEKEYPNRGNTCLENGSFLLNFTGCAVCSKRDFMLITNKSSKEEDGEEIVTYDRVYHAVSAMWQSRRYHQYSP; this is encoded by the exons ATGTGTGGGGACTGTGTGGAGAAGGAATATCCCAACCGG GGCAACACCTGCCTAGAGAATGGATCTTTCTTGCTGAACTTTACAGGCTGTGCAGTGTGCAGTAAGCGGGATTTTATGCTGATCACAAACAAATCCTCGAAAGAAGAAGATGGAGAAGAAATAGTAACCTATGATC GAGTATACCATGCTGTGTCTGCTATGTGGCAAAGCCGAAGATACCATCAGTATTCTCCCTGA